The genomic DNA aatctttctctatttctgtaGTTATAATGAAATTactaaaatgattattttccCTGAAATTATAGATTATATTTCTAAGAATAAGTTTTAGAAAACTCTTTATTGTACAAGACATATATGTTTAATACAGAAGAATGAAAAATGGCATAtgtgaataaaaatgtaaaatagaatCTCTCATAATAATATTAGCCAGTGACAGTCATTATAAAAATGTTGTTATAGTTTTGTAGACACTGCCTTCATACAGTGTTATAATCTGCTTCTTTTTCACTCAACATCTAGCACAGATAGCTTTCTGTGTGGTATAAATCCATAAGTGACATTATTTTATGGTATTGGTTGAATAgatcataaattatttttcctatatttaGTCATTTCAGAATATACTTGATATTTTGCTCTTGTAAACACTACTATAATAAATATCCTCAGATATGCAGCTTTGCACACTTATTCATAGAGAAGTagaatttcaaattttctttgtgggaagactttaatttttttaatctataccTAAACAaatttggtaaaatatattttcctaagAAGGAGAAATTTAAGTGTAGAGAGAGTTTTAGTTTGATCATTTGTTATATACTTTTAATATCCTACTTTTTATGCCCTCACtatatgataatattttatttttattaaagttatgtatacatagttttaaaaagttaagtagttttcctggccagtgtggctcagtggttgagcaccgacccatgctccaagaggtcacaggtttgactcCCTacccagggcatatgcctggtttgctggctcgatccccagcaggatgtgtgcaggaggcagccaattaatgtagatgtttctctctcatcgatgtttctctctctccctctcccttcctctctctctaaaacaaaacatatttaaaaaataaaaagttaagtaGTTCTATAAAGGCTTATTATcccactagaggctcagtgcacgaaatttgtgcatgggggggggtggtgtccctcagcctagcctacaccctctcctatctgggaccccttgggggatgtccgactgccgttttaggcccaatccctatggaGTGCTCTTACTGTCAGCAGTTTAGGCCCTATGGGATCTAGCCTAaaacggcagttggacatccctctcacaatccgggactgctggctcccaaccgttcgcctgccagcctgatcacctcctaaccactcccctgccagcctgattgacatctaactgctcccctgctggcccgattgcctccaactgccctcccatgctggcctggttgcccccaactgccatcccctgcaggcctggtcccccccccccaactgccctcctctgctggccatcttgtggctgtgggtgctgccatctttgagggtggggcagccaattagcatattcctgccttattggctgtgggcactgccatctttgagggtggggcagccaattagcatattcctgccttattggctgtgggtgctgccatctttgagggtgggcagtcaattagcatattccctctttattgactgtgggtgccaccatctttgcgacagcatgagggtcaattagcatattccctctttagtaGATAGGATTTTCCACATTCAAGAGAAATAGCTTTCAACtctttgagggttttttttgttttgttttatctataCCTCTAACATGCATATTCTGTCACTTAGtgatttattttcagtttttagaTATGTGTTGATGTCCCCCTGTGAAGATGAATATTTAGTTCTTCTATTGATCTGTTCCCTCACATCTTTTCACAGATTCTCACCTTGCTGTTGGCTTCTCTTTTCTCCTGACCAAGCTTAAATTCCACAAACGCAATATTCACTTCTTCGCATAAACCCCTCAACACTTTtccctttcttgttttattttactcatttagAAAATCTACAATGCTTTTTAAATCCACTTCCCCACCTGCTCATACCTGCATAGATAGAAAACATCACACCTATATACTGACTAGCTCTCTTGAAATTCATTATCACAAACCTCATGTGGGTCCCTAGGGCCACCCATGATtcaccctccctctcttctaAATATCAACTTCACACTTTCTCCTTAAGCCATCATCATCTCCTCCCTGTCTTctcctgtaaaaaaaaattttgtcatatttttaaattccagtcTCTCTGTTTTCAGAATGCTTTTAACTAATACcttattcttatttcatagatGCAATAATAATTTGTAACTCTGAAGATATTGGTTGTTTCCTTGAAgttttggtttttctctggtTTGTTTCCTCCAGCttgctgttttctgtttttatgttcttcttttgTGCTAGAGGCTTTCCTCCAACATCTGAAGGACCATTATACAGCTGATTGGGAGCTCCGTGTATGTTGAGTGGGGAGGGTTCTTGTTGGCCCTGAGCTTTGCACAAGCTAGGTGTTTCATTGGAATGCTCTTACTGTCAGCAGTTTTAGGACCTTCATCTTAGGATGTTAGATTCCTTGGAGAAAGATCTTCTAGCTGCCTGCCTTGAGGTATAAGCCTGGCTACCAGAGTTTGGGAGCTTGAAGGGAGAATAAGGCTAGGGATCTCATTATTCAGCATGTATGCAGACTTTTGCTTACATCCATTTGTTTCAGGATGagccaccatcaacgatctctTCCTACCTGACCCACAGAccctttttatttaatcttcGTAGTTTTTCACCAAAGTGGTGGAAGGGTAGTTGCTCGGCTGGCTTGAGGAAGGGAGGGCATCTGTGGGTCTAATCACTTTTTACATGGATTTTCAGCCATCTCTTCTGTTCACATTTCCACCTTGGAGCTTAATTTCAGAGATGCCACTATCCCCTGATCCTTTAGCACTTTCCTAGGCTGCTTCTAGGCTTTTCTTACTGCTTATTTTAGGGTTCAGCTTTTTCACGTCTTAGTCATTTACCAAGAGTCGTCCTAGCAGGCTTTCATATTTGTATTGCTATTATATCTTCTGTTTTATTTGCCCTGGCGGACCCAGGccttttttaaatagaaataccTTTATTGCCATTTATTGGGATTTAGGGATAAAGATAAATGCATGTTTCTAATCACCATCTTTTAAACTgggtaatattttcaatataaatgtgtggtttttttttctactaggAAAGCCGGGTTAGCAAAGCAGTTGAAGTAATGATTCAGCACGTAGAAAACCTGAAGAGAATGTATGCCAAAGAACACGCTGAATTAGAAGAACTGAAACAGGTTCTTTTGCAAAATGAAAGGTCTTTTAACCCTCTGGAAGATGAAGGTAATACAAATTTAAGATAATAGTGCCAGTTATGATTTCCTAACATTCAcctcttttattctctctcttactACTTCTTGTTAGGTCTTAAATATAAGACCCTTAGGTTAAAGTTATAGTAAAAGAAGAACTCATTCCTGTCATCTGCATAGCCAAAAGTAGGATGTCAGTTAGATAACAGGCTGGGAGACAAAGATTCTTCGataatgacattaaaaaaaaatcattaaaccCACCCagaatggtgtggctcagtgggttgaaaaccatcccatgcaccgaaaggttgctggtttgattcctggtcaggacacatgcctgggttgcgggctcaatccccagtgaggggtgtgcaggaagcagccaatcaatgatgtttctctctcatcagtgtttccccctctctcaccttctcccttcccctttctagaatcaataaaaacatattttttaaaaattcattgaataaatttaaattgaTGAGATCAGAGAATATATATAATCCAACCCATTAAGTTGACCCTAGTGTTCTCCTACTTAGGATAAGTTAAAATTGGTTCTTTCTCCACACAAAGTAAGACAGAATAACTATGAATGTTCTCATCAACCATGGTTTTGTATTCCTCAGAGAAGGACTAACACTAGCATAGTAAAGCTGActaatgaatgaaaaatagaGACACATGTAAGGCCATGGAAAATATCTTAATATAAGGTTTACTAGTATATAAATCTTATAATAGTTTCTGTTAAATAAGCAGTATGAACTTCTGAGAATTCTTAAATGTTCTATTCCTTCTTCAAGAAAAGTAACCATACTTGGTATCTTCTATCTGTAATTTTGGGTTCATTTATTCAGAAGATATTCAtttagtacctactatgtgctaggtcaGCATTCTGGACATATGTAGTAACAGAGAGGGCTATTTTCTGTTGGTTAAGATGGTCATTTTTTATGAATCACCGAATAAACAATAACCAAATATAACATCAGCAGTCTTCAGgatcttaaatattttctgaCCATTGTTTTCTTTGTAAAGAATTAAGACCACTGCATTAACAGAAATTACAAAGGTAGTTTCTAAAATGTGCAAATGTTTTTCCTTCAGATGACTGTCAAGTTAAAAAACGCTCAGCGTCTCTAAACTCCAAGGTAATTAATAATTCACCTACTGATTCACTTTAAAGATGTCTATCAAATATTATAGGGggttggtttttaaatatttgaagcaaCATAGCATTGAATGTAGATCGTCAAGCAATTATTTTAATTCACAcgtatgcacatatgtgtgtgtatatttgctTAAGTGTATGCTTTTACGTTTCTTGTTATGCTGGTTTGTCAATTCAGTTTGGTGGTGAGAAGGAAGCTGTAAACAATAGTGTCTCTCATGTAAAATGGGAAttggagccaaaaccggtttggctctgtagatagagcgtcggcctgcagactgaacggtcccaggttcgattccagtcaagggcatgaacctgggttgcgggcacattcccagtgggagatgtgcaggaggcagctgatcgatgtttctctctcatcgatgtttctaactctctatctctctcccttcctctctgtaaaaaatcaataaaatatatttttttaaaaaaatcaccacactttaaaaaaaataaataaaataaaataaaatgggaattgGAAATGGAAGTCCAACAAAAGCAAAGTAGCTTCACAAAATCCGCAGGGGCAGTCTCCTCCTCGCTCGCTGCTTCGTCCACTCAGCCCTTTGGTTCCACACTATGGTGTCAGAGGCCCCTGCAGTCCCAGGCACCAAGTCCTGGTCATTACACCCAGGCACAttccaagaaaaaggaaagacaGGTATTCCCTCaccctttattaaaaataacttcctaGAAGTCCCGGAAAACATTTCCCTTTTCACTTTAGTTGCAAATAAGACTGGAAATACAGTTTTTTATTCTGGAGGCTGTATGCCTAACTAAAAATGAGGGAGTTTGAAAATCAGGATTGCTCAGGATTTAGTGATAGGATTTTTGAGCAAGTGACTCTAAAATCATTCCATCCAAATCTCTTTTCCGCTCatgaggaaaaagagaagcaCAGAAGTTCAGTGATTAGTTGTGATATATGTAGTGGTAGAACCATGATTTGGACCCAGGTTTCATGGACCACAGGTTGATATTCTTGATGCTCAACTAACCTATGAAAATAATTTAGGGATAATGGTTTAAGAAAAGGATTCacataaaactttatttcctacatttaaaatatttttatttcctgaagCTGTACTTACTCAAACTTTAAGAACCACATAATactatataacttttttttttctgtgctaaTCTCAAGGTCAGTCTAAAAACACACCCATTCATTAAAGTAATATGCCCATCCTTAAATgcattaaatggaaaaaatgaaacaatttttaaaaagctaaaatataGCTCCTCTTAGTAGGGAAAAATCTTTCTAAAAGAAATGGTaacaaaagagaggaagagatgaaGAGCATTGGCTGTAttaacaatgaaaacatttttctgcCCGAAATATCATGAACAAAATTAGTACGGGCAGAGATCATAAACAGGTGGTTCTTAGATGGTTATTTAACATGGAAAAAAAGTGTTGAATATTTTGCAAGTCAAATTAATGCAAACCTAAACAAGAAAGCTTATACTCGATTTGATTGGCAAAAATCAGACTCACCCAATGTTGGGGAAGGTGAATGTAAATAAGTAGAATATTTCTGGAAGGCAATTTGCTCATaacaaaatcctttttaaaatgcttactgttgccgaaaccggtttggctcagtggatagagcgtcggcctgcggactgaaaggtcccaggttcgattccggtcaagggcatgtacctgggttgcgggcacatccccaggaggagatgtgcaggaggcagctgatcgatgtttctctctcatcgatgtttctaactctctatctctctcccttcctttctgtaaaaaatcaataaaatatattaaaaaaaaatgcttactgTTTAGCTCAGTAGTCAAGTGCATGGATGTGTATGTACAAAGATATTCATCAGTGTTGCATATAAGAATAAAACAGTAAGAACTTTCTAAATGTTTGTTTCCCCCCTTTGAATAGCCATCTTCTCTTCGAAGAGTAACGATTGCCTCTCTACCCAGAAATATTGGCAATGCAGCAACGGTAAGCAAGTTTCTAAATGTTCTCAAAAAGCAAATtcattttcagagaagaaaaatatacaaaaatacttCATTAAATTcctattttatcatttctttaacACCTGAACTTTAAAGGTGGCTGGGATGGAAAACAATGACCGATTCAGTAGGAGGTCAAGCAGTTGGTAAGTGTAATTATATGGTTGCTCTTTGGGAACTTTCCTAATTTTAACTGTGCTAAAGTAAATGTTTGAAATAAGTGATATAAGCAGAACAATTATAAGAATTGCCGtataatgaaatgttttattatttttttaaataagcaatatGCGAGTgccaagaaaataattagaaCGTATAATTGTTGCATTGAGTTAGGTAGTGGGAAATAAGTTAATAATGGGTATGGATGTATTTGATTTGACAAGTGGATATGATCATCTTTGTATAGGCGTATTTTGGGGTCAAAGCAGAGTGAACACCGTCCCTCATTACAGCGGTTTATCAGCACCTATTCCTGGGCAGATggtgaagaagaaaaatgtgagcTAAAGTAGGTGAAGCGTGTGTTTGTTAACCTGATGTGAGCTGGGCATAAACAGTGGGGATCACTTTTACTCTGTGAGGAGATCAGTGCTGCATCATCAAAAAGCTCACTCATTGTTTAAGACTTATAAactggaaggcagctatgctcaccactataccaccaacgccaacAAGACTTATAAACTGCAAAGCACTATATAAAAGCTATTTGTGAATGCATTCACTCTTGTAGGGCTCAGAACTGCAAGGTTTTCGGTCTTAAGTTAGAAAAGGCCCTGTAATTTGCCAGATttgtaaagataatttttttctctgtatagGCAGCTATCTGGCCatcagggatggggtgggggttgggggggggcgcaGTGAATAAAAAGCCACAGAAGGGAAAtatgtatcatttttttaaaaaaactacatgaATTATATATATACCATAGGCATATATGTAATACATGtgcattatatatattttccctttaCATAAATGAAGAGTAGGAGAAACATAAAACTCTACATGACTACTCTATATTTAGCAAGTTACATAAAATATACTTCTATAGCACaagagagagagggcaggaaggagaagcATGAACAaatgccctttaaatacagttcctcatgttgtgacccaaccataaagttattttcgttgctacttcataactgtaatgttgctactgttatgaatcataatgcaaatatctgatatgcaggatggtcttaggcgatccctgtgaaagggtcatttgaccgctaAAGGGTtcacgacctacaggttgagaactgctgctctaagtctttgggtgaccttggacaaattgcTTTAACCTTCcttggtctcagtttcctcatctgcagagaTGTTAATGAAATGATTTTATGTTCATGTTATACATGTTCCTGGAGAGCCTAGTGTGTGACAGATACTACATCAGTCCTAACGAATATAGAGATGAGTAAGACATAGGACCTACCTTCAAAGTTCTCTGTGTTTTAAAATCCTCGCGGAGCCTGCTGCGTGTACTGAAAACTCTAAGAGTTACCACAGTGGATATTTACTGATCTGGGACAGAAAAAAGATCGGGTTTCCTTCAAAAGAATACAATGTATTATTTGCTTTTTGTTAGTATAGCATGATATTTACTGCGAAGTCTTTGCAAACAAAAGACTAAAACTGAGAATCTTGTAAGAATGCAGTTGGTTCTGGCTTATTTCCTTTAAAGACTAAACTAAAATCTACCACATACATTCCCTGTATTTTTTgacaaaaacaaccaccaccacttTGAGACGGTTCCCTTTGGCAATTGTGAGGGTATCACGAGCTTGAACTCAGCAGTGAACATAATAATGAAAGGTTCTGTTCGGGTAAGGGCATCCCTCTTTAGATACTATGAAGTTATTTAAAGTTAATTCAGTTGCCATTTGCCAGATCGCTAAACACTGCTAGCATATTTTAACTAGTTTTGCACTGAGAATATtttcataaagttttaaaattaagatttttagagAAATAGAATAACACTTTGATGTTACTCCAATTTAGCATTTATCAAAAAGCCCACAGAGAAAAGAGTAAAATCAACTAAGATAGGTTATTACAGTCCACGTGGTAGAAGAATACTTAGTGAAAacaaaatggttaaataaatttggTGATTTGACTTTTAGAACTAGAAATTTGTCAAATATTTCTAAcgtaaaacaaatatttgtgtgCATCTTTATTTACACAGTAAAATGTAGCAATATTTTATAATCATAGCACATTATTCTtagttttgtatatttaaaaaacaacacttaTTACAGAACTAAGGACGATGCAGAGCCCCCTGGAGAAGAAACAGTAGAAAGGACAAGAAAGCCAAGTCTTTCTGAAAAGAGGAATAATCCATCGAAATGGGATGTCTCTTCAATGTAAGTTGTCTACCTGCCAAATTCTATCACTTCAGTGGAATGGGGAAGGGCAAGGCAGGGTTAATAGTATTACCCCGGATTAAACTACTTTATTTAAAGACCTGTCAAACTGCTAAATTTAAGATGAATAACAAACTTCAAATGGTCTGCAGGGGTTATTCCTGAACCTGTGAGTTACAACAGGCAGGAGCATCCCGTGCAAGGAGCCTGGCACTGCAGTCAGGGGGCCTAGCTCCACGCCCAGCTCTCTAAtgagctgtgtggcctgggcacGTTCACCCATTTCTGAGCACctatttcttcatctattaaaCAGGGGTGATACCAGTACCTTTGTCCTTGTTCTGTGGTCACGATTACATAAATTACCACATGTGAAGTGTTTAGCACAGTTTCAAAGACTTAAATGATGCTGTAAATAACCTTTTGGGGTGGGTGTCTCTAAAAGAAAGAGagtttagccctgactggtttggctcagtggatagagcgtcagcctgcggactcaagggttccaggtttgattccagtcaagggcatgtaccttggttgccggcaaatacccagtagggagtgtgcaggaggcagctgatcgatgtttctctctcattgatgtttctaactctctatccttctccctctctgtaaaaaatcaataaaatatatatatttttaaaaagagtttaaaTATCAGTACACCAAACAGCTAAGGTATGGTGAGAAATAAATGACCTGTTTATCTATACAAATGTTCATACACATATATTCTATTCTACTCAATAAGTAATATTTTTTGTTTCCACTGTAGGAACACACTGCCTTAACTGAATGAGATAAATAGTTGTATGTTCTTGTTAGGAGTTAAATGATGCCTGAATCACAGCATTTTCAGATTCTCACCATAAcaacatgttatttttttaattctgacaATCATAAAAGGGGACAGATTATGGCCCAAACCAAGACAACAGATCACATTATGTCGTTTATTACACAGCAGTGCTGGTCAATGACTTGACTGGTATTGTTGACAAAAGAAGTGTTGCTAATAATGGATTACTGTGATGACCAAGTTCTGAATCTGTATTTTCCTTATAGCTATGACACAATAGCTTCCTGGGCAACAAATCTCAAGACCTCCATCAGAAAGGCTAATAAGGCTCTCTGGCTTTCCGTCGCGTTGATTGTACTGTTTGCAGCTTTGATAAGCTTCCTCACAGGCAGATTTTTCCAGAAGTCCGTGGATGCTGCCCCCACCCAGGATGGAGACTCCTGGATGTCTCTAGAACATAtcttgtggccatttaccagacTTCGACACAACGGGCCACCACCAGTGTGACCGTAGGACGTCCTAATGTGTgtagcttgatttttttttaaagtttcagtatCTGAATTTTGTAAATGAGTAACATTTAGCTGGGAAAGGAGAGCCTGGAACCAGAGGTTCTCAGAATgactaagatttttaaattccctCTTTCTGTGATTACCTTTCCATGACCTTTTAATGAGCTTATTGAGGtggatatattatatatattgttAACTTTTGTTGAAATAAAGCATCTTAAATCTCAGTGGGCCAGTGTTCATAGGAAAAGAACCCCAcatgttacaaaataaaatttgagtgTAAAATGCTGATTAGGTTATTTAAGAGCCTGTTTGAAATATAGTCACTAGCTACATTTTATTGAGGAAATaacctgatttttttcttcaagttgCTTGATTCTTCACGCTGAATAAAGTTTATCAGTAGAGATTAAGAATAGCTGAGTATTCTAATACAGAGTAGCATGTGGCACACAGAGTCAATAAACTGGCTGTCAGGGCCCTTGGTTTTCTCCATTGCTTCTTGAGAAGCAAAATCCTTGATCATGTGATAGAGAGTGGAATgaaactcagtttcctctttcAGGGCCTCAGAGAATGCCTCACTGTCTTCGTCAATCTTGAGCCTTTGTGCTCGGTTGCCACTAAACATTAAAAGAGTCCATGTAGGATCCTGAATACATTCCTGTTCTTTAGTGAGGCATTCACTCacctaaagaaagaaaattagagaaatCTGTTAATCCGATGAAGTAGATTGGCAAGAGAGTATTAGTTGACGGGCTCAATTCAATCCCCAAAATGTATTAAttgaatcaacaaatatttattgagggactgtcatgtgccagacactattctaGTTGCTGGGAATATAACAACAAACCAAACATTAATCAGTAACTAATGATTGTCCTCAAAGAGCTTATGTTCTAGTGGGAGAAACACAGTAAGCAAGACAAATAAATACGGTGGCTAATTTATGCTCAAACATTAATCAGTCAGCTTTTAGAATTTATCAGGTAAGTAGCAAATGTGCCAAAAAGTTAAATTGGAGAGTTCGTGAACCATTGATATTCGCATTAAAGGCTTTCATTTGTTCTGGAGTTACTATAACGAGTTAAGAGGACTCTAGTCTTAAATCAAGAGCATTTGGTACCATAACGGGCAATGCAGGTATGACCGTTCACATAGTTTAGCTTTATATTtttgacaaaattttaaaaaatggttttaaaactgCATTGTGAGTGtcattcccccaacccccttttcAAGAGGAGAAAACAGTCTATATTCTTTTAGCTTTTGAGTACCTTTTCTTTTGAAGGACAAAGTAGTGTTATGGGTTTTTGCATACTCTACCTTAAATATAACTTTTTCAGAACCACACTGCATATTCCACTTGCTCCAACCGAACGCAAAAGCAGAACTTAACAAGGCCATTTGTCGATAAGCTTTCATTTCCACCAAAGGAACCTGTCAATATAAAAGTCAATAGAATTGATCATAGAGCCTTCTCAACAAGTCTCCCTTCCATTCTTGGCCTCCTACGGCTTATTCTCAAAACAGAAAAAGCCATTAAAATGTAAGTCAGATTCTATGACTCCTCTCTCAAAATGGGGCAATGGCTTTCTCTTGCTCTCAAATAGAATCCAAAGTCCTAACAGTGATCTGTAAGGGTCTGCGTGATCTGACACCCTCCCACATACATCTCATTATCTGTCTGACctatcttttcttctccctttgctAACTCCAAGCACCTGGCCTCCTTGCTGTACCTTcattcctctaggccagtggtcagcaaactgaggctcgcgagccacatgcggctctttggccccttgagtgtggctcttccacaaaatacaacgtgcgggtgcgcacatacagtgcgattgaaacttcgtggcccatgcgcagaagtcggttttcagcctgggcgagtctattttgaagaagtggcattagaagaagtggggggtgtcggtcggtcagGCGATGGGAGACGCGGTGCAGGTGGGCCGCGGAATATGCAGCTGGGGGGAGGCAcgtgcgatt from Myotis daubentonii chromosome 2, mMyoDau2.1, whole genome shotgun sequence includes the following:
- the IRAG2 gene encoding inositol 1,4,5-triphosphate receptor associated 2 isoform X3, coding for MNDDLSMENAIERLTPESLPQSRDYSTLSSPGPTSSTESTVTSSDASPAQENIALQSSMNENKTMLKLEAKEETKTINEPRKECVAGDAAVSSPPVTTVKSVNFKQSDNTSANEKEVEAEFLRLSLGFKCDWFTLEKRLKLEERTRDLAEENLKKEITNCVKLLELLTPLCEDDNQAQEIIKKLENSITFLSQCTLRVASRAEMLGAINQESRVSKAVEVMIQHVENLKRMYAKEHAELEELKQVLLQNERSFNPLEDEDDCQVKKRSASLNSKPSSLRRVTIASLPRNIGNAATVAGMENNDRFSRRSSSWRILGSKQSEHRPSLQRFISTYSWADGEEEKCELKTKDDAEPPGEETVERTRKPSLSEKRNNPSKWDVSSIYDTIASWATNLKTSIRKANKALWLSVALIVLFAALISFLTGRFFQKSVDAAPTQDGDSWMSLEHILWPFTRLRHNGPPPV
- the IRAG2 gene encoding inositol 1,4,5-triphosphate receptor associated 2 isoform X2, giving the protein MNDDLSMEENAIERLTPESLPQSRDYSTLSSPGPTSSTESTVTSSDASPAQENIALQSSMNENKTMLKLEAKEETKTINEPRKECVAGDAAVSSPPVTTVKSVNFKQSDNTSANEKEVEAEFLRLSLGFKCDWFTLEKRLKLEERTRDLAEENLKKEITNCVKLLELLTPLCEDDNQAQEIIKKLENSITFLSQCTLRVASRAEMLGAINQESRVSKAVEVMIQHVENLKRMYAKEHAELEELKQVLLQNERSFNPLEDEDDCQVKKRSASLNSKPSSLRRVTIASLPRNIGNAATVAGMENNDRFSRRSSSWRILGSKQSEHRPSLQRFISTYSWADGEEEKCELKTKDDAEPPGEETVERTRKPSLSEKRNNPSKWDVSSIYDTIASWATNLKTSIRKANKALWLSVALIVLFAALISFLTGRFFQKSVDAAPTQDGDSWMSLEHILWPFTRLRHNGPPPV